A genomic stretch from Halorubrum salinarum includes:
- a CDS encoding DUF7333 family protein — protein MEFDFTRSVVPLAVIVAVATVALTAVMAPSTVFMMVLPSMIAFSVVAYFFGMKHGEFRVSP, from the coding sequence ATGGAGTTCGACTTTACACGTTCGGTGGTTCCGCTCGCCGTGATCGTCGCTGTCGCAACGGTCGCGCTAACCGCAGTGATGGCACCTTCGACCGTATTTATGATGGTTCTTCCCTCGATGATCGCGTTCTCGGTGGTCGCGTACTTTTTCGGGATGAAACACGGCGAATTCCGCGTTAGTCCGTAG